A stretch of DNA from Methanomassiliicoccales archaeon:
TGTTTGTTCCCGTGATTATGGCCTCTGTTCAGTCAAGACGTGTAGCTTTCAAAGACCCATTTCACGCAAAAAGAGGGCGTTGATTTTGTGGACATCGAAGCGTTCCTCGGCCAGGCGCCGGGATTCTTTGCCCATTTGTTCTATGAGGTCGGGTTCAAGGATAAAACGCTCGACGCTCCTGAGTTCAAAACCTCCTGAAGCACTTCTTCTAAGCGTTCAGCAAGCTTACAAATATCATGATGCTTTTCCACACATTCCGTTCCACGGCAGCCCGGGGCTTCACGGCACTTTAACTTTGCCCTTATATCTAAACCAAGGGATAGAAGTCAAATTTTTTCGCGTTTACATCACTATTCGTGAACACTTCTTACTTTAATTACCACAGCCTGCCTAACCAGTGGTCGGGAATTGACGCCATAGCTGTCTCTTTGTTTGTGGTAAACACGCCCCATAGGACGATTAAATTCCCAGTCACGATATGAACGTCCGTTAAACGGGCAAGAAGTTCACACCCGTGCTCCGGAAAATGAGCAAAATTGGACGTTAAGAGCTCCAACATGGCCCGCTCCTTCCCACGCCCCGGTAATTAAAGCCAAGTTTCATGAGTGCGTGCCCATCTAGAGCATTTCGGCCGTCAAATACGAAACGTGGTTCAATCATAAGATCTCTCACCTTCTTCCAAGGGAGATCAAGTAATTCCTGCCACTCCGTTGCTAAAATTAGCGCCTGGGCACCCTTCAGTGCCTCAAGCGCCGAGCTACACAACTCTATCCCCTCTGGAATCAAGCGACGTGCGGATTCCATTGCTTTAGGATCATAGGCCCGGACGTCTGCACCAAGCTCTACCAAAAGCCGCGCGATATCAAGTGCAGGAGCTTCCCTTACATCGTCGGTATTCGGTTTGAAAGCTAGCCCCAGCAAGGCTACCTTTACTTTCTTAAGGCTTCGAAAGGTTTCCTGCAATGCCTGTATTGGAAGGAGTCGCTGGCGGTTATTCACGTTGATTACAGCACGTATGAGTTCGACATTGAGCCCCTTTACCAAGGCGAGAAACTCCAGGGCGCGCGTATCCTTAGGTAAACACGACCCACCATAACCAAGACCTGCGTTTAGGTAGCTTAAACCAATACGTGGATCAAGCCCAATACCACGAGATACATCGTCAATGTTTGCTCCCACTTTTTCACAAATATTAGCAATTTCATTTATAAATGATATTTTTGTAGCTAAAAAGGCGTTGGCCGCGTATTTAATCATTTCCGCAGTGGTGATATCAGTGATAAGAAACGGGGCCTGAATTCCTGCATACATCTTTTTTACCAGGCTAACAGCCGCCTCATCCCGGCCACCTATCACGATCCTATGGGGGTGCATCCAATCCTGAACTGCCTGACCCTGTCGCAGGAATTCTGGATTGGAAATATACCTGAGATTTGTTCCGCTTAGTTCTTCCGCCAGCAAGCGAAGACCAGTACCTGGAGGAACTGTACTTTTCATGACGATAACCGCTTCACCAGGGTTTTGTGCCTTAATCCATCGGATAGCTGAGTACACTTGAGATAAGTCAATCCCGCCATAAGGTTGAGCTGGGGTACCAACGGCAATAAGAATAATTTCTCCTAGGTTTTCAATCATATCATTTACGTGATTAAATCGGATCCTTCCTGCCTGAAGACCTTTCAATATGAGTTCTGATAATCCGGGTTCGTAAAACGGGCAGACCCCTTGCTGAAAAGAAGCTACCCTGTTCTTATCGACATCAATACCAACTACATTATGTCCAGCATTGGCCAACACGCCAACGGCTACCGCCCCTACGTACCCCAATCCGACCACAGTGATATTCATTTGGCCAACCTCCCTTTTCTCTTAAGGCGTTTGTCAAAGCTTCATTAAC
This window harbors:
- a CDS encoding UDP-glucose/GDP-mannose dehydrogenase family protein, with protein sequence MNITVVGLGYVGAVAVGVLANAGHNVVGIDVDKNRVASFQQGVCPFYEPGLSELILKGLQAGRIRFNHVNDMIENLGEIILIAVGTPAQPYGGIDLSQVYSAIRWIKAQNPGEAVIVMKSTVPPGTGLRLLAEELSGTNLRYISNPEFLRQGQAVQDWMHPHRIVIGGRDEAAVSLVKKMYAGIQAPFLITDITTAEMIKYAANAFLATKISFINEIANICEKVGANIDDVSRGIGLDPRIGLSYLNAGLGYGGSCLPKDTRALEFLALVKGLNVELIRAVINVNNRQRLLPIQALQETFRSLKKVKVALLGLAFKPNTDDVREAPALDIARLLVELGADVRAYDPKAMESARRLIPEGIELCSSALEALKGAQALILATEWQELLDLPWKKVRDLMIEPRFVFDGRNALDGHALMKLGFNYRGVGRSGPCWSS